From Candidatus Methanoperedens sp.:
TGCTTTTTCAAATTCTTCATCGTCCTTTAATACACCTATAAATTCACTCAGACGTTTCTTGCGCAGCGGTGCAGTGATACGTTTTACAACATCAGTAAAGCTCTCTCCCTCTTTTTTAAGCCCAGCCAGCGCTTCATATGCCTCTTCTGAAATTGTTAGGGTCTTGTGTGCCATAATCTTAAGTGTATTTATCCGTGTATTTATACTTTACCAAATCCTATAGTATAGTATTTTGTGTTTTCTAAAAGCAGCAAAGGAGCTGTCGTAACGGTGATGGAAAAAGTTTTGTGATGGGGCTATTTTGTTAATGAACTCCTTTCCACTTTACTTCCCCCCCAGCCAGTTCCCTTATAACCCCCTTAATCTTCTCCATCCCCGCATCCGTCTTGAACGAAATCCCCGAAAAATGCGTCCTCGAAGCCTGAAAACCTCTCTCCCTCAATGCCAGAACAAGCTCATCCGTTGGCATGGCAGTAATCCCGAGCGACTTGCATATCCTATGGTAGTCGTAATGCATCGGAATATCAAGCTCATCCCTGCATGCCGCTATCAGCTTCTCAACCTTCTTAAATTCCCTCCTTTTTATCTCCTCCATAACCTCCCCGCAAAAATCCCGCTCATGCAGCCTGCCAAGCCACAGTGGTCCTGCCACCGATGTGGCGTGCCCGCATACGGGACATGCTTCTTCCATGTGCACTGCTAATCCGTTTTTCCACAGCCTGTCTCCGCAGTTAAAACAATGGGAGATGAATCCCACATTCTTCAAACAATCATCTGCGTCTTCGATGCTCTTTTTAACCGCTGTGAATATTCTGAAATAATGCGCAGAAGCATAAGAGAGTAGCGGTATCATCGCTTTATCATATTTAGCAAGCGTCCTTGCAATCGCGCCCATGAGGATGCGAACTCCCATTTCAGGATAATATTCTGTCTTAAGCGGCACGGCAGCATAGTTCCTGATGCCAGCTTTCTTGTGTGCTCCACATAGCGGTGCGGTGTCCGTTGCTGTGATGCACAGCAGTTTCTTTGCCGAGCGGCACGCAGCATCCAGAAAAGGCGCAGGGCTTCCGAAAGGGTCAAGGTCGATGATGTCGAAGCTGTTATCCAGCATCACCACATTGGCGTTTCTTTTTATGGCTGTGCAGTTTGAGAGGTTATTGAGTTCTATATTTTTCTTTATCAATTCAAAAGAGGTGTCTTCCCACTCGCTCATCGTAGCGCTGATACCTATTTCTTTTGCTATTCGAAGCCCCCTGACGCCAGAGGCTGAGAGGGCATCAAGATATGAGTAACCAGGAGCAGCTTTTGCAAAACATGCGATTGCCGCTACTGTAATATCCCGGTTCAACTTCATTGCGGGATTGTAGAATACCGCTGATGAAGAGGGAGGGAAATTTGAGGTCTCATCAGGAACTGGGACCTCTACGCTGGTTGTTCCTT
This genomic window contains:
- a CDS encoding tRNA (guanine(10)-N(2))-dimethyltransferase — protein: MLTKIILEGTTSVEVPVPDETSNFPPSSSAVFYNPAMKLNRDITVAAIACFAKAAPGYSYLDALSASGVRGLRIAKEIGISATMSEWEDTSFELIKKNIELNNLSNCTAIKRNANVVMLDNSFDIIDLDPFGSPAPFLDAACRSAKKLLCITATDTAPLCGAHKKAGIRNYAAVPLKTEYYPEMGVRILMGAIARTLAKYDKAMIPLLSYASAHYFRIFTAVKKSIEDADDCLKNVGFISHCFNCGDRLWKNGLAVHMEEACPVCGHATSVAGPLWLGRLHERDFCGEVMEEIKRREFKKVEKLIAACRDELDIPMHYDYHRICKSLGITAMPTDELVLALRERGFQASRTHFSGISFKTDAGMEKIKGVIRELAGGEVKWKGVH